One genomic window of Nicotiana sylvestris chromosome 10, ASM39365v2, whole genome shotgun sequence includes the following:
- the LOC104244263 gene encoding transcription factor bHLH75-like isoform X1, producing the protein MNSNMELLNQEVENLSSNIQLGDLALSNEGFSIHHQRIHHIDHDQIPMIMAFNNDMNLSSNISNSQNVYDPVGAQFFTLGGPTYGINSIPESDFLMNNISTPAPPVSIGNGKVNGNYQNCGGKKRKRKNDRAADKPREVVHVRAKRGQATDSHSLAERLRREKINEKLRSLQELVPGCYKTMGMAVMLDVIINYVRSLQNQIDFLSLKLSAASLFYDFNSSEMEAMDSMQQGKNVYEAQGMGKIDGEGYGGFPHFQPSWPSL; encoded by the exons ATGAATTCAAATATGGAACTCCTAAACCAAGAAGTTGAAAATTTAAGCTCAAATATTCAACTAGGGGATTTGGCTTTGTCAAATGAAGGTTTTTCTATTCATCATCAAAGAATTCATCATATTGATCATGATCAAATTCCCATGATTATGGCTTTCAATAATGATATGAATTTGTCAAGCAATATTAGTAATTCCCAAAATGTTTATGATCCAGTAGGAGCTCAATTCTTTACATTGGGAGGTCCAACTTATGGCATAAATTCAATCCCAGAATCAGATTTTTTGATGAATAATATTTCAACTCCTGCACCTCCAGTGTCAATTGGAAACGGAAAAGTCAATGGAAATTAT CAGAATTGTGgtgggaaaaagagaaaaagaaagaacgaTAGAGCAGCTGATAAACCAAGAGAAGTTGTTCATGTTAGAGCAAAGAGAGGTCAAGCAACAGATAGCCACAGTTTAGCTGAAAGG CTACGACGTGAGAAGATAAATGAAAAATTGAGATCCTTGCAAGAATTGGTTCCTGGATGTTATAAG ACAATGGGAATGGCAGTGATGTTGGATGTAATAATCAATTATGTTAGATCATTACAAAATCAAATTGAT TTTCTTTCCTTGAAACTGTCAGCAGCAAGCTTGTTTTATGACTTCAACTCATCAGAAATGGAAGCTATGGACTCAATGCAGCAG GGAAAAAATGTTTATGAAGCACAAGGGATGGGAAAGATTGATGGCGAGGGGTATGGTGGATTTCCTCATTTTCAACCATCTTGGCCGTCTCTTTGA
- the LOC104244263 gene encoding transcription factor bHLH75-like isoform X2 — MNSNMELLNQEVENLSSNIQLGDLALSNEGFSIHHQRIHHIDHDQIPMIMAFNNDMNLSSNISNSQNVYDPVGAQFFTLGGPTYGINSIPESDFLMNNISTPAPPVSIGNGKVNGNYNCGGKKRKRKNDRAADKPREVVHVRAKRGQATDSHSLAERLRREKINEKLRSLQELVPGCYKTMGMAVMLDVIINYVRSLQNQIDFLSLKLSAASLFYDFNSSEMEAMDSMQQGKNVYEAQGMGKIDGEGYGGFPHFQPSWPSL, encoded by the exons ATGAATTCAAATATGGAACTCCTAAACCAAGAAGTTGAAAATTTAAGCTCAAATATTCAACTAGGGGATTTGGCTTTGTCAAATGAAGGTTTTTCTATTCATCATCAAAGAATTCATCATATTGATCATGATCAAATTCCCATGATTATGGCTTTCAATAATGATATGAATTTGTCAAGCAATATTAGTAATTCCCAAAATGTTTATGATCCAGTAGGAGCTCAATTCTTTACATTGGGAGGTCCAACTTATGGCATAAATTCAATCCCAGAATCAGATTTTTTGATGAATAATATTTCAACTCCTGCACCTCCAGTGTCAATTGGAAACGGAAAAGTCAATGGAAATTAT AATTGTGgtgggaaaaagagaaaaagaaagaacgaTAGAGCAGCTGATAAACCAAGAGAAGTTGTTCATGTTAGAGCAAAGAGAGGTCAAGCAACAGATAGCCACAGTTTAGCTGAAAGG CTACGACGTGAGAAGATAAATGAAAAATTGAGATCCTTGCAAGAATTGGTTCCTGGATGTTATAAG ACAATGGGAATGGCAGTGATGTTGGATGTAATAATCAATTATGTTAGATCATTACAAAATCAAATTGAT TTTCTTTCCTTGAAACTGTCAGCAGCAAGCTTGTTTTATGACTTCAACTCATCAGAAATGGAAGCTATGGACTCAATGCAGCAG GGAAAAAATGTTTATGAAGCACAAGGGATGGGAAAGATTGATGGCGAGGGGTATGGTGGATTTCCTCATTTTCAACCATCTTGGCCGTCTCTTTGA
- the LOC104244263 gene encoding transcription factor bHLH75-like isoform X3: protein MNSNMELLNQEVENLSSNIQLGDLALSNEGAQFFTLGGPTYGINSIPESDFLMNNISTPAPPVSIGNGKVNGNYQNCGGKKRKRKNDRAADKPREVVHVRAKRGQATDSHSLAERLRREKINEKLRSLQELVPGCYKTMGMAVMLDVIINYVRSLQNQIDFLSLKLSAASLFYDFNSSEMEAMDSMQQGKNVYEAQGMGKIDGEGYGGFPHFQPSWPSL from the exons ATGAATTCAAATATGGAACTCCTAAACCAAGAAGTTGAAAATTTAAGCTCAAATATTCAACTAGGGGATTTGGCTTTGTCAAATGAAG GAGCTCAATTCTTTACATTGGGAGGTCCAACTTATGGCATAAATTCAATCCCAGAATCAGATTTTTTGATGAATAATATTTCAACTCCTGCACCTCCAGTGTCAATTGGAAACGGAAAAGTCAATGGAAATTAT CAGAATTGTGgtgggaaaaagagaaaaagaaagaacgaTAGAGCAGCTGATAAACCAAGAGAAGTTGTTCATGTTAGAGCAAAGAGAGGTCAAGCAACAGATAGCCACAGTTTAGCTGAAAGG CTACGACGTGAGAAGATAAATGAAAAATTGAGATCCTTGCAAGAATTGGTTCCTGGATGTTATAAG ACAATGGGAATGGCAGTGATGTTGGATGTAATAATCAATTATGTTAGATCATTACAAAATCAAATTGAT TTTCTTTCCTTGAAACTGTCAGCAGCAAGCTTGTTTTATGACTTCAACTCATCAGAAATGGAAGCTATGGACTCAATGCAGCAG GGAAAAAATGTTTATGAAGCACAAGGGATGGGAAAGATTGATGGCGAGGGGTATGGTGGATTTCCTCATTTTCAACCATCTTGGCCGTCTCTTTGA